One region of Paraburkholderia acidiphila genomic DNA includes:
- a CDS encoding iron ABC transporter substrate-binding protein: MKISMMRTPLRAAALSLALAGMLPLAAHAASITLYNAQHEQVVNQLAKDFEQQSGIDVKIRSGEGPALAAQLVAEGEKTPADVYFTENSPELMLLEEKGLLAPVQQATLATVPARFNSPQGQWVGVTARENVLAYNTAKVQPAQLPKSIFDLARPEWKGKVGIAPSDADFLPLVDAVLAVKGEAATLEWLKGLKTNSQIFDDDEGVVAAVNRGAVATGIINNYYWDRLHAEIGDKKTQSAVAHFADGDVGALVNVSGAAVMKSAHNVDGAQKFLAYLVSERAQKLMAQDHISYEYPLRPGVASDPINKPFDQLKPPALTIQQLGDDSQAGKLLRQAGLL; this comes from the coding sequence ATGAAAATTTCCATGATGCGCACGCCGCTGCGCGCCGCCGCCCTCTCGCTCGCGCTTGCAGGCATGCTGCCGCTCGCGGCGCACGCCGCCTCGATCACGCTCTACAACGCGCAGCACGAGCAGGTCGTGAACCAGCTCGCGAAGGACTTCGAGCAACAAAGCGGCATCGACGTGAAGATCCGCAGCGGCGAAGGCCCGGCGCTCGCGGCGCAGCTCGTCGCCGAAGGCGAGAAGACGCCCGCCGACGTCTACTTCACCGAGAATTCGCCGGAACTGATGCTGCTGGAAGAAAAGGGCCTGCTCGCCCCCGTCCAGCAAGCGACGCTCGCAACCGTGCCCGCACGCTTTAACTCGCCGCAAGGACAATGGGTGGGCGTGACCGCGCGCGAGAACGTGCTCGCGTACAACACGGCAAAGGTGCAGCCCGCGCAATTGCCGAAATCGATTTTCGATCTGGCCAGGCCCGAATGGAAAGGCAAGGTCGGCATCGCGCCGAGCGACGCCGACTTCCTGCCGCTCGTCGACGCCGTGCTCGCCGTGAAGGGCGAAGCCGCGACGCTCGAATGGCTCAAAGGTCTGAAGACCAACTCGCAGATCTTCGACGACGATGAAGGCGTGGTCGCGGCCGTGAATCGCGGCGCAGTCGCCACCGGCATCATCAACAACTACTACTGGGACCGCCTGCACGCCGAGATCGGCGACAAGAAAACGCAGAGTGCGGTCGCGCACTTCGCCGATGGCGACGTGGGCGCGCTCGTCAACGTTTCGGGTGCCGCCGTGATGAAGTCCGCGCACAATGTGGACGGTGCGCAGAAGTTCCTCGCCTACCTCGTGAGCGAGCGTGCGCAAAAGCTGATGGCGCAGGACCATATCAGCTACGAGTACCCGCTGCGTCCCGGCGTGGCGAGCGACCCCATCAACAAGCCGTTCGACCAGCTGAAGCCGCCCGCGCTGACCATCCAGCAGCTCGGCGACGACAGCCAGGCGGGCAAACTGCTGCGTCAGGCTGGCCTGCTGTAA
- the efeB gene encoding iron uptake transporter deferrochelatase/peroxidase subunit: MSSDDTPNNPSRPARRGFLKAGAALGASVGASLGAGVATSGLAQAAEAKHHAMAADPMLAVEPFYGEHQGGIVTPQQAHTYVAAFDLTTTSRDDVINLLRKWTESAARMSQAQPAATLDGTGDDHPAPDSGDVLGLGPAGLTVTFGFGPGLFTSQDKDRYGLAHKRPAALVDLPRFNGDQLIAQKTGGDLFVQACANDAQVAFHAVRQLARQGYGILTMRWGQAGFLSGPRAQTPRNLMGFKDGTNNPPTTDPKAMNQFVWATAADAPWMQGGTYTVVRRIRITLEHWDQMELGFQEQVFGRHKYSGAPIGQKKEFDNVDLDAQDKDGNPLIPENSHVRLSNRASNNGAQILRRSYSYNDSTDFYIERWPPWRQETEYDAGLIFVAHQADPRTGFIPINEKLAKFDMMNQFTTHVGSAIFACPPGAKAGSFIGAELFSA, encoded by the coding sequence ATGTCCTCCGACGATACTCCCAACAACCCATCGCGCCCCGCGCGGCGCGGCTTCCTGAAAGCCGGTGCTGCATTGGGCGCAAGCGTCGGCGCGAGCCTTGGCGCAGGCGTGGCCACGAGCGGCCTCGCCCAGGCCGCCGAGGCGAAGCACCACGCCATGGCCGCCGACCCGATGCTCGCGGTGGAGCCGTTCTACGGCGAGCACCAGGGCGGCATCGTGACGCCGCAGCAGGCGCACACGTATGTCGCGGCATTCGACCTCACGACCACCTCGCGCGACGACGTCATCAACCTGCTGCGCAAGTGGACCGAGTCCGCAGCGCGCATGAGCCAGGCGCAGCCGGCGGCCACGCTGGACGGCACCGGCGACGACCACCCCGCGCCCGACTCCGGCGACGTGCTGGGCCTCGGCCCGGCGGGTCTCACGGTCACCTTCGGCTTCGGCCCCGGACTCTTCACGTCGCAGGACAAGGACCGCTACGGTCTCGCACACAAGCGCCCCGCCGCGCTCGTCGACCTGCCGCGCTTCAACGGCGACCAGCTGATCGCGCAAAAGACCGGTGGCGATCTGTTCGTGCAGGCGTGCGCGAACGACGCACAAGTCGCCTTCCACGCCGTGCGCCAGCTCGCGCGCCAGGGCTACGGAATCCTGACGATGCGTTGGGGCCAGGCGGGCTTTCTCTCGGGCCCGCGCGCGCAAACGCCGCGCAACCTCATGGGCTTCAAGGACGGCACGAACAACCCGCCGACCACGGACCCGAAGGCGATGAACCAGTTCGTCTGGGCCACCGCCGCCGACGCGCCGTGGATGCAGGGCGGCACCTATACGGTGGTGCGCCGCATCCGCATCACGCTCGAGCACTGGGACCAGATGGAACTGGGCTTCCAGGAGCAGGTGTTCGGCCGCCACAAGTACAGCGGCGCGCCCATCGGCCAGAAGAAGGAATTCGACAACGTCGATCTCGACGCTCAGGATAAAGACGGCAATCCGCTGATTCCCGAGAATTCGCACGTGCGGCTCTCGAATCGCGCATCGAACAACGGCGCGCAGATCCTGCGCCGCTCGTACTCGTACAACGACAGCACAGACTTCTACATCGAGCGCTGGCCGCCGTGGCGCCAGGAGACCGAATACGACGCGGGTCTTATCTTCGTCGCGCACCAGGCCGACCCGCGCACGGGCTTCATTCCGATCAACGAAAAGCTCGCGAAGTTCGACATGATGAACCAGTTCACGACGCACGTGGGCAGCGCGATCTTCGCGTGCCCGCCCGGTGCGAAAGCGGGCTCGTTCATCGGCGCGGAGCTGTTCAGCGCCTAA
- a CDS encoding NHL repeat-containing protein has translation MKHATRTLLQCTVHATRSALALAAAAVLAGAPLAAHADPQGLLETVKHHTTLINTVPDNGDQNPYAIFVAPVSAGTVKEGDVLVDNFNNAANLQGTGSTIVDYHPDTKQMTLFATIPRDLKECPGGVGLSTAMTMLKSGWVIVGSTPSNDGTTGTKGAGCMIVLDSGGKIAKVISSPNINDPWGNMAVVDNGDHATLFVSNAGFGVGGADGNPPVFKQATVLRLDLDIPSGQAPVVKSETVVASGFGAQADKGVFLVGPTGLALSADNKLLYVSDAIGNRINVIEDPLTRDTSAGVGRQLTADGLLHRPLAMITTPQGHLLVTNALNGQVVEIDPVAAKQLYARWIDTDKAQTPPGNGDLFGIALTPAGDGFYYVQDDVNTLVLAK, from the coding sequence ATGAAACACGCTACGCGCACGCTCCTGCAATGCACGGTCCACGCGACCCGCTCGGCGCTCGCGCTGGCCGCCGCGGCAGTGCTCGCCGGTGCGCCGCTCGCGGCCCACGCCGACCCGCAGGGCCTGCTCGAGACCGTCAAGCACCACACCACGCTCATCAACACCGTGCCCGACAACGGCGACCAGAACCCGTATGCGATCTTCGTCGCGCCGGTTTCCGCCGGCACGGTGAAAGAAGGCGACGTGCTGGTCGACAACTTCAACAACGCAGCCAACCTGCAGGGCACCGGCAGCACTATCGTCGACTATCACCCCGACACGAAGCAGATGACGTTGTTCGCGACGATTCCGCGCGATCTCAAGGAGTGCCCGGGCGGTGTCGGCCTCTCGACCGCGATGACGATGCTCAAGTCGGGCTGGGTCATCGTGGGCAGCACGCCGAGCAACGACGGCACAACCGGTACCAAGGGCGCGGGCTGCATGATCGTGCTCGACAGCGGCGGCAAGATTGCCAAGGTCATCAGCAGTCCGAACATAAACGACCCGTGGGGCAACATGGCCGTGGTCGACAACGGCGATCACGCCACGCTGTTCGTGAGCAACGCGGGCTTCGGCGTCGGCGGCGCGGACGGCAATCCGCCCGTGTTCAAGCAGGCCACGGTGCTGCGCCTCGATCTCGACATCCCGAGCGGCCAGGCGCCGGTCGTGAAGAGCGAGACGGTGGTCGCGAGCGGCTTCGGCGCGCAGGCGGACAAGGGCGTGTTCCTCGTCGGCCCGACCGGCCTCGCGCTTTCGGCTGACAACAAGCTGCTTTATGTGTCCGATGCGATCGGCAACCGCATCAACGTGATCGAAGACCCGCTCACGCGCGACACGAGCGCGGGCGTGGGCCGCCAGCTCACCGCCGACGGCCTGCTGCACCGCCCGCTCGCCATGATTACCACGCCGCAAGGCCACCTGCTCGTGACGAATGCCTTGAATGGCCAGGTCGTCGAGATCGATCCGGTCGCGGCAAAGCAGTTGTATGCGCGCTGGATCGATACCGACAAGGCGCAAACTCCCCCGGGCAACGGCGACCTTTTCGGCATCGCACTGACCCCGGCGGGCGACGGCTTCTACTACGTGCAAGACGACGTGAACACTCTCGTGCTGGCTAAATAA
- a CDS encoding carbohydrate porin, with amino-acid sequence MELTRTVRVPAPACSRSAAPGRPARRRAPALRAIAVLAASATFACGAARAQSNANPDAAPEAPEADLAIQAQPSNFWTGFWSRQNMLGDMGGLRPWLGKYGVTFQLTETSEYLANLRGGLKTGGAYDGLTTATVQVDTSKALGIPGGLFNVSALQIHGTNLSTSNLGTLNTASGIEATPTTRLWELWYQQSFFNKRLDVKVGQQSLDQEFIVSQYGALFVNTMFGWPALPSYDMPSGGPAYPLAGLGVRVRGQITPSVTGLVGVFSGDPLGNDPNNLSGTNFNLHNGTLWIGELQYAINQPSEGELVSADNHSLPGTYKVGFWYNTNSFADQRFDNTGLSLANPASTGIPAQHQGNYSFYAVADQMIWRPDPDEPRSIGVFARVMGAPGDRNLVSLAANLGIVMKAPFKGRDNDSVGLAATYIKVGNNVHNLDLDQQMFTGGPYGVRTQETALELTYQYQVTPWWLLQADAQYTFNAGAGQNPQDPTAPLRNTFVVGVRTNITF; translated from the coding sequence ATGGAATTGACCCGAACCGTCCGCGTGCCCGCGCCGGCCTGCTCGCGCAGTGCTGCGCCAGGCCGCCCGGCGCGTCGGCGAGCACCAGCGCTGCGCGCCATTGCCGTGCTTGCCGCGAGCGCGACATTCGCATGCGGCGCAGCGCGCGCGCAGAGCAACGCGAACCCCGACGCCGCCCCTGAAGCCCCGGAAGCCGACCTCGCCATTCAGGCGCAGCCGTCTAACTTCTGGACCGGCTTCTGGTCGCGCCAGAACATGCTCGGTGACATGGGCGGGCTGCGGCCGTGGCTCGGCAAATACGGTGTGACATTCCAGCTCACGGAGACGAGCGAGTACCTCGCCAACCTGCGCGGCGGTCTCAAGACCGGCGGCGCGTACGACGGCCTCACGACGGCGACGGTTCAGGTCGACACGAGCAAGGCACTTGGCATTCCGGGTGGCCTCTTCAACGTAAGCGCCCTGCAGATTCACGGCACCAATCTGAGCACGTCGAACCTCGGCACGCTGAACACGGCGAGCGGCATCGAAGCGACGCCGACCACGCGCCTGTGGGAACTGTGGTACCAGCAATCGTTCTTCAACAAGCGCCTCGACGTGAAGGTCGGTCAGCAGAGTCTCGACCAGGAATTCATCGTGAGCCAGTACGGCGCGCTGTTCGTCAACACGATGTTCGGCTGGCCTGCGCTGCCCTCGTACGACATGCCATCGGGCGGCCCCGCCTATCCGCTCGCCGGTCTCGGCGTTCGCGTACGCGGACAGATCACGCCGTCGGTGACCGGGCTCGTGGGCGTGTTCTCGGGCGACCCGCTCGGCAACGATCCGAACAATCTTAGTGGTACGAACTTCAATCTTCACAACGGCACGTTGTGGATCGGCGAACTGCAATACGCCATCAACCAGCCGTCCGAAGGCGAACTGGTCAGCGCGGACAATCACAGCCTGCCGGGCACCTATAAGGTGGGCTTCTGGTACAACACCAACTCGTTCGCCGACCAGCGCTTCGACAACACCGGGCTTTCGCTCGCGAACCCGGCTTCGACCGGCATCCCGGCGCAGCACCAGGGCAACTACAGCTTCTATGCCGTGGCCGACCAGATGATCTGGCGCCCGGACCCGGACGAGCCGCGCAGCATCGGCGTATTCGCACGCGTGATGGGCGCGCCCGGCGACCGCAATCTCGTGAGCCTCGCGGCCAACCTCGGCATTGTGATGAAGGCGCCGTTCAAGGGCCGCGACAACGACAGCGTGGGCCTCGCCGCCACCTACATCAAGGTCGGCAACAACGTGCACAACCTGGACCTCGACCAGCAGATGTTCACCGGCGGTCCGTACGGCGTGCGCACGCAGGAAACGGCACTCGAATTGACCTATCAGTATCAGGTCACGCCGTGGTGGCTGCTGCAGGCGGACGCGCAATACACGTTCAACGCAGGCGCGGGCCAGAATCCGCAGGACCCGACCGCGCCGCTTCGCAACACGTTCGTGGTGGGCGTGCGGACCAACATCACGTTCTAA
- a CDS encoding arylamine N-acetyltransferase family protein, with the protein MTDTSPRHELDLDAYFARIGYSGPRAATLAVLRELHRLHPLAIPFENLDPLAGRRVSVKLPDIAGKLVARHRGGYCFEHNTLFAHGLMQLGFSVTPLAARVLYGQAPGARTPRTHMLLRVEAEGDSWIVDVGFGGATLCAPLLLSTEAEQQTPHELARLVTLSANERKLELFDGEKWFDVYRFELTPAEWVDYEVANWYTSASPDSFFTFSLIACIAREGGRAILFNDRLTERDAQGQVSEERTIANGEELAQCLRERFGIDLARGDAAQRIDAGALYARMTSRSA; encoded by the coding sequence ATGACCGACACTTCCCCACGCCACGAACTCGATCTCGACGCGTACTTCGCGCGCATCGGCTACAGCGGTCCACGAGCAGCAACGCTCGCTGTGCTGCGCGAATTGCATCGACTTCATCCGCTCGCCATACCGTTCGAGAATCTCGATCCGCTTGCCGGGCGGCGCGTGTCGGTCAAGCTGCCGGACATTGCCGGGAAACTCGTGGCGCGGCATCGCGGCGGCTACTGCTTCGAGCACAACACCTTGTTCGCGCATGGGCTCATGCAGCTGGGCTTTTCCGTGACGCCGCTTGCCGCGCGCGTGCTGTACGGCCAGGCGCCGGGCGCGCGCACGCCGCGCACGCATATGCTGCTGCGCGTGGAGGCCGAAGGCGATTCGTGGATCGTGGACGTGGGTTTCGGCGGCGCGACGCTGTGCGCACCGCTCCTGCTTTCGACCGAAGCGGAGCAGCAAACGCCGCACGAACTGGCGCGGCTCGTGACGCTTTCAGCCAATGAGCGCAAGCTCGAACTGTTCGACGGCGAGAAGTGGTTCGACGTCTATCGTTTCGAGTTGACGCCTGCGGAGTGGGTCGATTACGAAGTGGCGAACTGGTACACGTCGGCGTCGCCCGATTCGTTCTTCACGTTCAGCCTGATCGCGTGCATTGCGCGCGAAGGCGGCCGCGCGATTCTGTTCAACGATCGATTGACCGAGCGCGACGCGCAAGGTCAGGTGAGCGAGGAGCGTACGATTGCAAATGGAGAGGAACTCGCACAGTGTCTGCGCGAGCGGTTCGGCATCGATCTCGCGCGCGGCGACGCGGCGCAGCGTATCGACGCCGGTGCGCTCTATGCGCGCATGACTTCGCGCAGCGCATAG
- a CDS encoding methyltransferase family protein — protein MTEPKMTKALMAKLFVQVVVWFGLMGVLLFVSAGTLAWTAAWLWLIEWALCGVWIGLWLGREDPGLLVERLAPFAQRTQQPWDRVFMLCVSVGFCAWLCLMGIDAVRMGWSRVPLWLSVLGAVFIFVDIYATRAVFAANRFAAPVVKIQSERGHTVSDTGPYAYVRHPMYGFALLFLAGTPLMLGSWWGLACVPVMVVGIGYRAVREEQTLAENLPGYREYLARVRYRFVPGIW, from the coding sequence ATGACTGAGCCGAAAATGACGAAAGCACTCATGGCGAAGCTGTTCGTGCAAGTCGTGGTCTGGTTCGGGTTGATGGGTGTGCTGCTATTCGTTTCCGCGGGCACGCTGGCCTGGACGGCGGCGTGGCTCTGGCTCATCGAGTGGGCGTTATGCGGCGTGTGGATCGGCCTGTGGCTCGGGCGCGAGGATCCGGGGCTGCTTGTCGAGCGGCTTGCGCCTTTCGCGCAACGCACGCAGCAGCCGTGGGACCGCGTGTTCATGCTGTGCGTGTCGGTGGGATTTTGCGCGTGGCTGTGCCTGATGGGCATCGACGCCGTGCGCATGGGCTGGTCGCGTGTGCCGTTGTGGCTCAGCGTGCTCGGCGCCGTTTTCATCTTTGTCGATATCTACGCGACGCGCGCTGTCTTCGCGGCGAACCGCTTTGCTGCGCCCGTAGTGAAGATTCAGAGCGAACGCGGACATACAGTCAGCGACACGGGCCCGTATGCTTACGTGCGTCACCCGATGTATGGCTTCGCGCTGCTCTTTCTCGCCGGCACGCCGCTCATGCTCGGTTCGTGGTGGGGGCTGGCGTGCGTGCCGGTCATGGTCGTGGGGATCGGCTATCGCGCGGTGCGCGAAGAGCAAACGCTCGCTGAGAATTTGCCCGGCTACCGCGAGTATCTGGCGCGCGTGCGTTATCGCTTCGTGCCGGGCATATGGTAG
- the cydB gene encoding cytochrome d ubiquinol oxidase subunit II: protein MDVTVIWAAIIALGVLLYVVLDGFDLGIGIVFPLFPDEEERDLMMNTVAPVWDGNETWLVLGGAGLFAVFPIVYSTVLSALYLPLVFMLACLIFRGVSFEIRAKANRTKHLWDLAFIGGSTGAAFFQGIALGAFLQGIPMDGGQFAGDAFGWLTPFSLLSGFGLVATYALLGCCWLVAKTEGDLQRRLRKLVWPLTVMLLGFIALVSLWTPLQDPAIADRWFRSGLFWRLAPVPLLVLACAAWMRWAVHARHHKTPFIAAIGLVLLGYAGLLVSLWPYAIPQGLTLWEAAAPRESQTFTLVGAAFILPIILAYTMLGYWVFRGKVRHGDTHHYH, encoded by the coding sequence ATGGATGTCACCGTCATCTGGGCTGCGATCATCGCGCTCGGCGTTCTTCTCTACGTGGTGCTGGACGGCTTCGATCTCGGCATCGGTATCGTGTTTCCGCTCTTTCCCGACGAGGAAGAGCGCGATCTCATGATGAATACGGTCGCCCCCGTGTGGGACGGCAACGAGACCTGGCTCGTGCTCGGCGGCGCAGGGCTCTTCGCCGTGTTCCCCATCGTGTACTCGACCGTGCTTTCCGCGCTGTATCTGCCGCTCGTGTTCATGCTCGCGTGCCTGATCTTCCGCGGCGTGTCGTTCGAGATTCGCGCCAAGGCCAATCGCACGAAGCATCTGTGGGACCTCGCGTTCATCGGCGGCTCGACCGGCGCCGCGTTCTTCCAGGGCATCGCGCTCGGCGCCTTCCTGCAAGGCATACCGATGGACGGCGGCCAGTTCGCCGGCGACGCCTTCGGCTGGCTCACGCCCTTCAGCCTGCTCTCGGGCTTCGGGCTCGTCGCGACCTACGCGTTGCTCGGCTGCTGCTGGCTCGTCGCGAAGACCGAGGGCGATCTGCAGCGCCGCCTGCGCAAGCTCGTCTGGCCGCTCACGGTCATGCTGCTCGGCTTCATCGCGCTCGTGAGCCTGTGGACGCCGTTGCAAGACCCCGCGATCGCCGATCGCTGGTTCCGCTCGGGGCTCTTCTGGCGTCTCGCGCCGGTGCCGCTGCTCGTGCTCGCCTGCGCCGCGTGGATGCGCTGGGCCGTGCATGCGCGCCACCACAAGACGCCCTTCATCGCGGCCATCGGGCTCGTGCTGCTCGGCTATGCGGGCCTGCTCGTGAGCCTGTGGCCCTACGCGATTCCGCAGGGCCTCACGCTCTGGGAAGCAGCCGCGCCGCGCGAAAGCCAGACGTTCACGCTCGTGGGCGCAGCATTCATTTTGCCGATCATTCTCGCGTACACGATGCTCGGTTACTGGGTCTTTAGAGGCAAGGTGCGTCATGGCGACACTCATCACTACCACTAA
- a CDS encoding cytochrome ubiquinol oxidase subunit I, with product MHTSLSAFDLARLQFAFTVSFHIVFPALSIGLASFIAVLEGCWLKTRQPFYKDLCLFWSKVFAVAFGMGVVSGVVMSYEFGTNWSGFSSFAGPITGPLLMYEVMTAFFLEAGFLGIMLFGWNRVSPRAHFGATLMVAVGTLISTFWILASNSWMQTPQGFKVVDGHVVPVDWFKIIFNPSFPYRLAHMAIAAFIVAALVVAASGAYHLLKGRRDPAIKKMFSMALGLLLVLAPVQAFVGDAHGLNTREYQPAKIAAIEGIWDTEQGGTALNLFGIPDMQAETTRYAVSIPHLGSLILTHSWDGEIKGLKSFPADERPNSPLLFWSFRVMVGLGLLMILLGVMGWVLRRRGTLYESRAFQRFVLAMGPTGFITLLAGWVTTEAGRQPWVVYGVMRTAQAVSPLTAQQVGVSLMAFVAVYFLVFGTGIYYLLKLLRKGPALPDTKPHEPREPRVAHPALTVSQTARRPMSAADQLIDA from the coding sequence ATGCACACGTCACTTTCCGCCTTCGACCTGGCCCGGCTGCAGTTCGCCTTCACCGTCTCGTTTCACATCGTCTTTCCGGCGCTTTCCATCGGGCTTGCCAGCTTCATCGCCGTGCTCGAAGGCTGCTGGCTCAAAACACGTCAGCCGTTCTACAAGGACCTCTGCCTCTTCTGGTCGAAGGTCTTCGCCGTGGCCTTCGGCATGGGCGTCGTGTCCGGCGTCGTCATGAGCTACGAGTTCGGCACCAACTGGTCGGGCTTTTCGTCGTTCGCGGGTCCCATCACCGGGCCGCTGCTCATGTACGAAGTCATGACCGCGTTCTTTCTCGAAGCGGGCTTCCTCGGCATCATGCTGTTCGGCTGGAACCGCGTGAGCCCGCGCGCCCACTTCGGCGCGACGCTGATGGTCGCCGTCGGCACGCTCATCTCCACGTTCTGGATCCTCGCCTCGAATAGCTGGATGCAGACGCCGCAAGGCTTCAAGGTCGTCGATGGCCACGTCGTGCCGGTCGACTGGTTCAAGATCATTTTCAACCCGTCGTTCCCATACCGTCTCGCGCACATGGCGATCGCGGCGTTCATCGTGGCCGCGCTCGTGGTGGCCGCGAGCGGCGCATACCACTTGCTCAAGGGGCGGCGCGATCCCGCCATCAAGAAGATGTTTTCGATGGCGCTCGGCCTGCTGCTCGTGCTCGCGCCGGTGCAAGCCTTCGTGGGCGACGCGCACGGCCTGAACACGCGCGAATATCAGCCTGCCAAGATCGCCGCGATCGAAGGCATTTGGGACACCGAACAAGGCGGCACCGCGCTCAACCTGTTCGGCATTCCCGACATGCAGGCCGAGACCACGCGCTACGCCGTTTCCATCCCGCATCTGGGCAGCCTGATCCTCACGCATAGCTGGGACGGCGAGATCAAGGGGCTCAAGTCCTTCCCTGCCGACGAACGTCCCAATTCGCCGCTGCTGTTCTGGAGCTTTCGCGTCATGGTCGGCTTAGGCCTCCTGATGATTCTGCTCGGCGTGATGGGCTGGGTGCTGCGCCGCCGCGGCACGCTCTACGAATCGCGCGCTTTCCAGCGCTTCGTGCTCGCCATGGGACCGACGGGCTTCATCACGCTGCTCGCGGGCTGGGTCACGACCGAAGCCGGCCGCCAGCCCTGGGTGGTCTACGGTGTGATGCGCACGGCGCAGGCCGTGTCACCGCTCACGGCGCAGCAGGTGGGCGTTTCGCTGATGGCGTTCGTGGCCGTGTACTTCCTCGTGTTCGGCACGGGCATTTACTACCTGCTCAAGCTGCTGCGCAAAGGTCCCGCGCTGCCCGACACGAAGCCGCACGAGCCGCGTGAACCGCGCGTAGCCCACCCTGCGCTCACCGTGAGTCAGACCGCACGCCGCCCCATGTCCGCCGCCGATCAGCTGATCGACGCCTGA
- a CDS encoding 4-oxalocrotonate tautomerase codes for MPTFHIEMFEGRSVEQKRQLAAALTETTCKVLGVEPQSVDIIFHDVKPENWATAGKLWSDPR; via the coding sequence ATGCCGACATTCCACATCGAAATGTTCGAAGGCCGCAGCGTCGAACAAAAGCGCCAGCTCGCGGCGGCACTGACCGAGACCACCTGCAAGGTGCTCGGCGTCGAGCCGCAATCCGTCGACATCATCTTTCACGACGTGAAACCGGAAAACTGGGCGACCGCCGGGAAGCTTTGGAGCGATCCGCGCTGA
- a CDS encoding class II aldolase/adducin family protein codes for MSFAHRPTSTCAETAPRSAAEQLLRVDLAAAYRLIALNGWDDLIYTHVSAAVPDEPGRFLINPFGLAFDEVCASNLVKIDTEGRIVGASEHPVNATGFALHAAVHLARPDAVCVMHLHNTAGIAVSIQRDGLLPGSQHALRFYGQLAWHDYEGLAFTPAEGTRLTASLGAHPAMLLRNHGTLTAGRTVAEAYVLMATLIKACEIQLQAQAGGVPLVLPPPEVAERTAEQLRDGGAIEGVLEWPALLRKLDRIDSSYHD; via the coding sequence ATGTCTTTCGCCCATCGCCCGACGAGCACCTGCGCCGAAACCGCGCCGCGCTCCGCCGCCGAGCAGCTACTGCGCGTCGATCTCGCCGCCGCCTACCGCCTCATCGCGCTCAACGGCTGGGACGACCTCATCTACACGCATGTTTCCGCCGCCGTGCCCGACGAGCCTGGCCGCTTCCTCATCAATCCGTTCGGCCTCGCCTTCGACGAGGTGTGCGCCTCGAACCTCGTGAAGATCGACACCGAAGGCCGCATCGTCGGCGCAAGCGAGCACCCCGTGAACGCCACCGGTTTCGCGCTGCACGCTGCCGTGCATCTCGCCCGGCCCGACGCGGTGTGCGTGATGCATCTGCACAATACGGCGGGCATTGCCGTATCGATCCAGCGCGACGGCCTCTTGCCCGGCTCGCAGCACGCGCTGCGCTTTTACGGCCAACTCGCGTGGCACGACTACGAAGGCCTGGCCTTCACGCCTGCCGAAGGCACGCGCCTCACCGCAAGCCTGGGTGCACACCCGGCCATGCTGCTGCGCAATCACGGCACGCTCACCGCCGGCCGCACGGTGGCCGAGGCCTACGTGCTGATGGCGACGCTCATCAAGGCCTGCGAAATCCAGCTGCAAGCGCAGGCCGGCGGCGTGCCGCTCGTCCTGCCGCCGCCCGAGGTGGCCGAGCGCACCGCCGAGCAGCTGCGCGACGGCGGCGCGATCGAAGGCGTGCTCGAATGGCCAGCGTTGCTGCGCAAGCTCGACCGCATCGATTCGTCGTATCACGACTAG